The DNA region GTCGCACATCTTGGAAGGCCCCGCGCCCACCACCTCCGTAAAGGTACAAATACCTATGCCCATCAGCCACTCGGCAGCCGGATCATTACGCCGTTGGGCCTGCTCGGCACGCAGCGCCCGATAGTCCACAGCGTCCATTGCCTTGCGCAGTGCCGTCTCGTAGTCGCCCGAGTCGTACTCCAGCCCCATAGCGCTATGGTAGGGAAATTTTTCTTTTGGAATGAAGTTCTTGAGGCGTATCTCGGCCTTGTCCATGCCCAGCTTCTGGGCCAGGATGTCGACCATGCGCTCGATGATGTAGACGGCTTCGGTAACCCGGAACGAGCAGCGATATGCGACCCCGCCCGGAAATTTATTGGTGTAGACGCCGTCAACCGAGACGAAGGCGTTGGGAATATCGTACGAGCCGGTACAGACATGGAACATGCCCGCCGGAAACTTGGTCGGGTCGGCACAGGCGTCGAAGGCACCGTGATCGGCAGTAACGTGGACGCGCAAGGCCTTGATGCGGCCGTCCGTGTCAGCAGCCAGTTCGCCGGTCATGTGGTAGTCGCGGGCAAAGGCGGTGGCGCTGAGGTTCTCGGTGCGCGATTCTATCCACTTTACAGGCTTGCCGAGCACGATGGACGCCACGATAGAGGTTACATAGCCCGGATACACTCCGACCTTGTTGCCAAATCCGCCGCCGATGTCCGGAGAAACAATGCGTATCTTTGACTCTGGAATCGATGACAGCAGGCCGACTACCGTACGCACCACGTGTGGCGCCTGCGACGTGATGTACACCGTCAAGTCGCCGCGTACCTTATCGAACGATGCGACGCAGCCGCAGGTTTCCAACGGACAGGGATGAACGCGCGGATACAGCATCGATTCCTTTACCGTGACCTGCGCGGTGTCGAAGACACGGGCAGTGCGGTCCTTGTCGCCGGCCTCCCAGGTAAAAATGTGATTATGATGGCGGCGTGCGCCGTGCGCTCCGCTGTCCTTGCCATGCAGGTCGTCACGTACGACCGGTGCGTCAGGTTCGAGGGCCTTGAAAGGATCGACCACGGCCGGCAGTTCTTCATATTCGACTTCCACCAGTTCGGCGGCATCCGCTGCTATGTAGCGATCATCGGCAACGACGAAGGCAACTTCCTGATTCTGAAATGACACTTTTTCGTCGGCCAGGACGGCCTGGACATCCCCGGCCAAGGTGGGCATCCAGTGCAGGTTAAGTGGCTTGAGGTCTTCGGCTGTGAGCACCGCGTGTACGCCTGGCAATGCCAGGGCGCGCGACTTGTCTATTTTCAGGATGCGTGCGTGGGCATAGGGGCTGCGCACCATGGCGCCAAACAGCATGCCGGGCATCTTGATGTCGTCTACATAGTTTCCCTTGCCCTGAATGAAGCGGGGGTCTTCGCGACGTTTGCGCGAGCAGCCAATGCCTTCAAGCTTGCTCAGTCGATCGATGTTGAGAGTGTCCATTTGGGTCTCCGGCAATCTTAGTTGGCAACATCCGTCATTAGGGGATGCGAGGATTCGACGGCTATGCCGCGTAGTTTCTTGGCTGCATGCTGGACCGCCTTGACGATATTTTGATAGCCCGTACAGCGGCAAAGGTTGCCAGCGATCCAGTAGCGGATTTCCTCTTCGCTCGGATCGGGTATTTCGTGCAGCAGCCGGTAGGTGCGCACGATCATGCCGGGCGTACAGAACCCGCACTGGAGGCCGTGCTCTTGCATGAAGGCTTCCTGTATGGCGTGCAGCTCGCCATCTTGAGCGAGCCCCTCGACCGTCAGGATCTCGCGCCCTTCGGCCTGTACGGTGAGCATCGTGCACGACTTCACCGACAGGCCATCGATATCGACGGTACAGGCTCCGCAGTGCGAGGTTTCACAACCGATGTGAGGGCCGGTGTGCTGACACTTCTCGCGCAGGGTGTGTATGAGTAGTTCTCGTGGTTCGACGGCTACGTCCGCAGGCTTGCCGTTCAACACAAATGACACCAGGGTTTTCTTGCTCATGTTGTTCTCCGTTCAGCGTGTGGCGCGCGAGTGGGCGGTACGCAAGGCGCGATCCGTCATGACACCGGCCATGGCTATCTTGTATTTGATGTCGCCGCGCAGGTCGGCCACGGGATCGCAGGCCGACATGGTCAACTGGCAGGCTTGCTGAATGGTTTGCTCGTTGAGTTCTTTTCCCAGCAGGAAGGATTCCGCCTCGGAGGCTTTGAATGCCACAGGACCGAGATTGGTCAGCGCAATGGAAACATAATCTACCGAGGTTCCGTCCATGCGCAGCAACACGGCGCTGGCGGCTGTGGCGAAGTCGCCAACTTTCCGCTTGAGCTTGCTGTAGCACTGCCCGGTGCGCGCATCGGGTGTGGGGATGCGGATCTCGGTAAGGATCTCGTTCGGTACCAGTGCCGTGTAGTAAGTGCCGAGGAAGAAGTCGGCGGCCGCTACGACGCGTTCGCCCGAGGGGCCTTGAAGGACGAAGCTTGCGTCCAGAGCCAGCATGAGGGCAGGGTGATCATTGCCGGGGTCGCCATGGGCGATGTCTCCGCCTATGGTGCCCATATAGCGTACCTGGGGATCGGAGATCAGGCGCGCGCCTTCGACGAGCAACGGGCATTTGCGCTGCAGCACCTCCGACCAGATCAGTTCGTTCTCGGTCGTCATTGAACCGATGCGGATCTCATTGCCGACCTCTGTTATGCCCTTGAGGCCGGGGATCTTGCCCAGGTCGATCAGGTGGCCCGGCTGTGCGAAACGTAATTTCATCATGGGCAGCAAGCTGTGGCCGCCAGCCAGCAGCTTGGCTTCGTCGCCGTACTCTGTCAGCAGGTTTATTGCTTCGGGCAGGCTTTGCGGCGCGTGGTACTCGAATGGACGAGGTATCACAGTTGTCTCCTTTTGTGACAGGATGTCTGGTATATTTGCTTTTATCTGCCAAGAGCATGACATCAACCGCCAACGCCCTTCAATGCGATTGCACCAATGGCGGTTTTATCTACACCAAGTGTCTTGAAAAGCCGGCGAATGTCTTGTCACCAAGGTGGCATCGGCATCGGTGGAGTCAAACACAAACTGGGGGAGTACGTTGCGGAAAACCCAACAATCTGAAACCTTTCAGCATCGGCTCGAACAGTTCAATCCGGGCATGGTGTGGCTGGACCCGTCCAATCGGGTGACGGCCTTGAACGACGTGGCCATGCAGATTCTTGGTCCCGCGGCAGAGCAGTCATTGGGAGTCGAGAAAAGCGGCTTGCTGGGGCTGAACGTATTGCAGTTGCACCCCGAACGCAGCCGCAGCAAACTTAGCTTCATCCTTGATTCTCAGGCGCCTGTGGGCTGTCCCATCCAGTCGCCCCCTCCGGTCGCCATGATGATCAACATTCCCGACAAGGTGTTGATGGTAAAGGTCTCGAAAATGATCGGGGCTGGCGGTATAGTCGGCACCTGCATGGTGTTTTACGACCTGACTGATGCCACGACCATGCCGGCGGCGCCTGCTACAGCGCAGGTTCTGCCGCCCAGGCGCCTGTATAAGATCCCGGTGTATCGCAAGAATCGCGTTGTTCTTATCGAGCTAAGCGAAGTCCTGCGCTTTGAGGGCGATGGCCACTACACCACTATTGCAACCAGAGATGATCGCTATCTATCCAATCTTTCGCTGACGGACCTGGAGAAAAGGCTGGATCCGGAAGTTTATGTAAGGGTGCACCGCAGCCATATTGTCAGTATCCGGGACATTATCGAGCTGGTGCGCAACAAAGATTCCGTCAGCTTGAGAATGACAGGCCATGAACAATCGCTGATTCCGGTTAGTCGCGCGAAGGTCGCACAGCTGAAGGACCTTTTGGGCATCGTCTAGGTAACAGGGCCAGAACAAATAGGATCAGTGTAGCGGCGTGTTGCGGATGAGGCCCACGGCGATGCCTTCAAGCGAGAAGTCGTCGTCGGCGGAGACCACGATGGGGGAGAAGTCGGGGTTTTCCGGCAACAGCTCTATTTGGCGGCCGGTTTTGGAGAAGCGCTTGACGGTGACCTCGTCGCCCAAGCGAGCAACGACGATTTGCCCGTTACGGGCTTCGGGGGACTTTTTTACCGCCAGCAGGTCGCCATCCAGGATGCCGGCATCGCGCATGCTAAGGCCGCGCACCCGCAGCAGGTAGTCGGGCGTTTGGCTAAAAAGAGAAGGCTCGATGCCGATTTCTCGTTC from Pollutimonas thiosulfatoxidans includes:
- a CDS encoding (2Fe-2S)-binding protein, which encodes MSKKTLVSFVLNGKPADVAVEPRELLIHTLREKCQHTGPHIGCETSHCGACTVDIDGLSVKSCTMLTVQAEGREILTVEGLAQDGELHAIQEAFMQEHGLQCGFCTPGMIVRTYRLLHEIPDPSEEEIRYWIAGNLCRCTGYQNIVKAVQHAAKKLRGIAVESSHPLMTDVAN
- the lexA gene encoding transcriptional repressor LexA, whose translation is MAVKLTERQQQILELIRSEIARSGFPPTRAEIARALGFKSANAAEDHLKALAKKGAIELTAGASRGIRLTDTQAGNGALHHANSALAQLLVPLVGRVAAGNPILAAEHVEREIGIEPSLFSQTPDYLLRVRGLSMRDAGILDGDLLAVKKSPEARNGQIVVARLGDEVTVKRFSKTGRQIELLPENPDFSPIVVSADDDFSLEGIAVGLIRNTPLH
- a CDS encoding aerobic carbon-monoxide dehydrogenase large subunit; the protein is MDTLNIDRLSKLEGIGCSRKRREDPRFIQGKGNYVDDIKMPGMLFGAMVRSPYAHARILKIDKSRALALPGVHAVLTAEDLKPLNLHWMPTLAGDVQAVLADEKVSFQNQEVAFVVADDRYIAADAAELVEVEYEELPAVVDPFKALEPDAPVVRDDLHGKDSGAHGARRHHNHIFTWEAGDKDRTARVFDTAQVTVKESMLYPRVHPCPLETCGCVASFDKVRGDLTVYITSQAPHVVRTVVGLLSSIPESKIRIVSPDIGGGFGNKVGVYPGYVTSIVASIVLGKPVKWIESRTENLSATAFARDYHMTGELAADTDGRIKALRVHVTADHGAFDACADPTKFPAGMFHVCTGSYDIPNAFVSVDGVYTNKFPGGVAYRCSFRVTEAVYIIERMVDILAQKLGMDKAEIRLKNFIPKEKFPYHSAMGLEYDSGDYETALRKAMDAVDYRALRAEQAQRRNDPAAEWLMGIGICTFTEVVGAGPSKMCDILGMGMFDSCEIRVHPDGSAIARMGTITQGQGHQTTYAQIIATEAGIPASVIEVEEGDTSTAPYGLGTYGSRSTPVAGAAIARAARKIREKARLIAAHLLEVSPDDVEFDLDRFVVKGSPDQTKTLKEVALAAYSNVPEGMEMGLEAVDYYDPPNFTFPFGAYLCVLDINRYSGETKVRQFYALDDCGTRINPMIIEGQVHGGLTEGFAVAMAQEMPYDEAGNLLGATLMDYFVPTAVETPKWQTDFTVTPSPHHPLGAKGVAESPHVGSIPCFTSAVVDAFSHLGVTHMNMPHNAYRVWQQSHALGLDKR
- a CDS encoding LytTR family DNA-binding domain-containing protein, producing MRKTQQSETFQHRLEQFNPGMVWLDPSNRVTALNDVAMQILGPAAEQSLGVEKSGLLGLNVLQLHPERSRSKLSFILDSQAPVGCPIQSPPPVAMMINIPDKVLMVKVSKMIGAGGIVGTCMVFYDLTDATTMPAAPATAQVLPPRRLYKIPVYRKNRVVLIELSEVLRFEGDGHYTTIATRDDRYLSNLSLTDLEKRLDPEVYVRVHRSHIVSIRDIIELVRNKDSVSLRMTGHEQSLIPVSRAKVAQLKDLLGIV
- a CDS encoding FAD binding domain-containing protein, coding for MIPRPFEYHAPQSLPEAINLLTEYGDEAKLLAGGHSLLPMMKLRFAQPGHLIDLGKIPGLKGITEVGNEIRIGSMTTENELIWSEVLQRKCPLLVEGARLISDPQVRYMGTIGGDIAHGDPGNDHPALMLALDASFVLQGPSGERVVAAADFFLGTYYTALVPNEILTEIRIPTPDARTGQCYSKLKRKVGDFATAASAVLLRMDGTSVDYVSIALTNLGPVAFKASEAESFLLGKELNEQTIQQACQLTMSACDPVADLRGDIKYKIAMAGVMTDRALRTAHSRATR